One part of the Hyalangium ruber genome encodes these proteins:
- a CDS encoding TonB family protein, with the protein MAIPLTLKVFQGGTLITSKDFERDIIKIGRLSSAHLRLEDEKVSRVHSVLEVSADGALSIIDMGSVEGTYVNGKRVNKGRVSFGDEIRVGETTLRLENPAAVAATNLAAAVASTEVTEPVAPVVEVAPASSLTQAVAEPVPEPVPELVAESPRPVRSARSGKKRGPLGVSLCFRWGEQRVGEFFLPPGQKRSFSVGNAAGVDFIMGDARLGRPRLEVVRTDGQTPTVFFTGKMKGELVRQGEALDVQALIESGKASHEEEAYALALQADDSFRVDLGGIHLEVSLQPAPRRVHVPWADSVDYRALNIFLLMLFAGAMFIIGATNRGGGDEAFADELNSDTTRLAKLIIKPPEPQKNPFIAKLTEKKAVEAKRTQQTQRTRDEVKQPRRDPERQVRRAPPPPVRDAQSEAKELARSLFKPGKSGASVFSSKDLGSELKSATGNIFSAVGSTGGFGSLGPKVGPGGPGGVGGTGDSVRIGGVGTVGRSSGNVSYGNNVGALTGKQIVDVGITSSEPVVNTGSLDKELVRRVIQDNRSQIRSCYERLLNQYPNLGGKVQAQFTIGPDGRVLSAKVTQSSANNEQLETCVASRVRLWQFPKPKGGGTVMVSYPFIFKQAGQ; encoded by the coding sequence ATGGCCATTCCTCTGACACTCAAGGTTTTCCAGGGCGGGACCCTCATCACCTCGAAGGACTTCGAGCGGGACATCATCAAGATCGGCCGGCTGTCCTCGGCGCACCTGCGCCTGGAGGACGAGAAGGTCAGCCGGGTGCATTCGGTGCTCGAGGTGTCGGCCGATGGCGCGCTGTCCATCATCGACATGGGCAGCGTCGAGGGCACCTACGTCAACGGCAAGCGCGTCAACAAGGGCCGCGTCAGCTTCGGCGATGAGATTCGCGTGGGAGAGACCACGCTGCGCCTGGAGAACCCGGCCGCGGTGGCCGCGACGAACCTGGCCGCCGCCGTGGCGAGCACCGAGGTGACGGAGCCCGTGGCGCCGGTGGTGGAGGTGGCACCGGCCTCGAGCCTCACGCAGGCGGTCGCCGAGCCCGTGCCCGAGCCCGTGCCCGAGCTTGTAGCGGAGAGCCCGCGGCCGGTGCGCTCCGCGCGCTCGGGAAAGAAGCGTGGGCCGCTCGGTGTGTCCCTGTGCTTCCGCTGGGGTGAGCAGCGGGTGGGCGAGTTCTTCCTGCCTCCGGGCCAGAAGCGCTCGTTCAGCGTGGGCAACGCCGCGGGCGTGGACTTCATCATGGGCGATGCCCGCCTGGGGCGCCCGCGCCTGGAGGTGGTGCGCACCGACGGGCAGACGCCCACCGTCTTCTTCACCGGGAAGATGAAGGGCGAGCTCGTGCGCCAAGGCGAGGCGCTGGACGTGCAGGCCCTCATCGAGTCCGGCAAGGCCTCGCACGAGGAGGAGGCGTACGCGCTGGCGCTCCAGGCGGACGACAGCTTCCGCGTGGACCTGGGCGGAATCCACCTGGAGGTGAGCCTCCAGCCGGCACCTCGCCGGGTACACGTCCCGTGGGCGGACTCGGTGGACTACCGAGCGCTGAACATCTTCCTGCTGATGCTCTTCGCCGGGGCCATGTTCATCATCGGCGCGACGAACCGGGGGGGAGGCGACGAGGCTTTCGCCGACGAGCTCAACAGCGACACCACGCGTCTGGCCAAGCTCATCATCAAGCCGCCGGAGCCGCAAAAGAACCCGTTCATCGCCAAGCTCACCGAGAAGAAGGCCGTGGAGGCGAAGCGGACCCAGCAGACCCAGCGGACGCGCGACGAGGTGAAGCAGCCACGCAGGGATCCGGAGCGACAGGTGCGCCGCGCTCCTCCCCCGCCGGTGCGGGACGCGCAGAGCGAGGCGAAGGAGCTCGCGCGCAGCCTGTTCAAGCCGGGCAAGAGCGGCGCCTCCGTCTTCAGCAGCAAGGACCTGGGCAGCGAGCTCAAGAGCGCCACGGGCAACATCTTCAGCGCGGTGGGCAGCACCGGCGGCTTCGGCAGCCTGGGCCCGAAGGTGGGCCCGGGGGGGCCCGGCGGTGTCGGCGGCACGGGTGACAGCGTGCGCATCGGCGGCGTGGGCACCGTGGGCCGCAGCAGCGGCAACGTCAGCTACGGCAACAACGTGGGAGCGCTCACCGGCAAGCAGATCGTGGACGTGGGCATCACCAGCTCCGAGCCCGTGGTCAACACGGGCTCGCTGGACAAGGAGCTGGTGCGCCGGGTCATCCAGGACAACCGCTCGCAGATTCGCTCCTGCTACGAGCGGCTGCTCAACCAGTACCCGAACCTGGGCGGCAAGGTGCAGGCGCAGTTCACCATCGGTCCGGATGGCCGGGTGCTCAGCGCGAAGGTGACCCAGTCCAGCGCGAACAACGAGCAGCTGGAGACGTGCGTGGCCAGCCGCGTGCGCCTCTGGCAGTTCCCCAAGCCCAAGGGTGGCGGCACGGTGATGGTCAGCTACCCGTTCATCTTCAAGCAGGCGGGCCAGTAA
- a CDS encoding GTP pyrophosphokinase, with amino-acid sequence MLKSELLEAYLNRHTSFQALGRALHTRLQEVLERGGVAVHGISYRVKAPDSLAQKLARPDKIYQRLDDITDLVGLRVITFFEDSIEQVARLIEENFRVDIDRSVDKRLRQDPDSFGYRSLHYICHPPRELVEQHGDWDWPFEIQIRTILQHAWAEIEHDLGYKSPESVPLPIRRRFSRLAGLLEIADSEFVELRRFMEDYARDVRQPVQLVRDTLELDTVSLQSLVEVGPVAELDLALAGRLGRPLATTHFFPDYVTRMLRSVQLGRPARILKCLEAFSPGMLTFAERYFRFTTEAWGFGGEQLDSVQRGYSLVLLSHWQALRQAQLELHRVEWMKGFYQQVDYPDDEAEARRIARLFVKCFADWKEPSPL; translated from the coding sequence ATGCTCAAGTCGGAACTGCTGGAGGCGTACCTTAACCGCCACACCTCCTTCCAGGCCCTGGGCCGGGCGCTGCACACCCGGCTCCAGGAGGTGCTGGAGCGCGGGGGCGTGGCGGTACACGGCATCAGCTATCGCGTGAAGGCGCCCGACAGCCTGGCGCAGAAGCTGGCCCGGCCCGACAAGATCTACCAGCGGCTGGACGACATCACCGATCTGGTGGGCCTGCGGGTCATCACCTTCTTCGAGGACTCCATCGAGCAGGTGGCGCGGCTCATCGAAGAGAACTTCCGCGTCGACATCGACCGCTCGGTGGACAAGCGGCTGCGCCAGGACCCGGACAGCTTCGGCTATCGCTCGCTGCACTACATCTGCCATCCGCCCCGGGAGCTGGTGGAGCAGCACGGCGATTGGGACTGGCCCTTCGAGATCCAGATCCGCACCATCCTCCAGCACGCCTGGGCCGAGATCGAACATGACCTCGGCTACAAGTCTCCCGAGTCGGTGCCACTGCCCATCCGGCGGCGCTTCTCGCGGCTGGCGGGCCTGCTGGAGATCGCCGACAGCGAGTTCGTCGAGCTGCGGCGCTTCATGGAGGACTACGCCCGGGACGTGCGCCAGCCGGTGCAGCTCGTGCGCGACACGCTGGAGCTCGACACGGTGTCGCTACAGTCCCTGGTGGAGGTGGGCCCCGTGGCCGAGCTGGACCTGGCCCTGGCGGGTCGACTGGGCAGGCCGCTGGCCACCACGCACTTCTTCCCGGACTACGTGACGCGCATGCTGCGCAGCGTGCAGCTCGGCCGCCCCGCCCGCATCCTCAAGTGTCTGGAGGCCTTCAGCCCGGGGATGCTGACGTTCGCCGAGCGCTACTTCCGCTTCACCACCGAGGCCTGGGGGTTTGGCGGCGAGCAGCTCGACAGCGTGCAGCGGGGCTACAGCCTGGTGCTGCTCTCTCACTGGCAGGCCCTGCGCCAGGCCCAGCTGGAGTTGCACCGCGTGGAGTGGATGAAGGGCTTCTACCAGCAGGTCGACTACCCGGACGATGAGGCGGAGGCCCGCCGCATCGCCCGGTTGTTCGTCAAGTGCTTCGCCGACTGGAAGGAGCCCTCCCCCCTGTAA
- the cglD gene encoding adventurous gliding motility lipoprotein CglD — protein sequence MKIQRLLQAALLASLLVTAVACGGSDPGETPDGGTPDAGPTPIPTDPNDPANATKDTDCDGLSDSVEYNTDRGGGKTNAGLADTDGDGLQDGFELGINDKVVGTNCTLPQDVDTTLKTSPIKADTDGDGVSDGAEDTNKNGKVDDTETHPLLKDSDCDGLRDGPTTGSTKGEDQNANGVKDANETDPRNPDTDGDGITDGVESGVNANLDPDNCTNFIPDTNTGTTTDPLNPDTDGDGVSDGAEDTNQNGNVDSGELDPQTGDANGPAGQVCTEANLRQVTFQSEDGPDIRLALPPSFSEVTQIKVGNDVHGLVGYDSTAKVSFLVFRRAAPAQATEPLGDEEALRPTMHAQGALSNRTAQVFQTWDGNSALQAFYDQAGSVDLKRRTDALVDALVPGSTGRLSAAAAGVSGPFRMQALFVHRSQQSVVVLIALTQLSGVTGENRSTPAVFSSKDLSNGSALAQFGEPTAVQCERFQIPSAKVDFLFVVDDSGSMRSSQLSLAAAAQSAADALNASSLDWRMAMVTSNYHFDASKANSGRIRQFTRNVNKMKAWLTENSACTNNVCTQVTTTPAAPEAPSCPGDGSQGANGGCWVGLAGNGAEGVLGAARRAIDDMTPGTAPGATESGVLVRQDATVVVVLLGDADDQTSGATSTVLNCGSGGTIDKAGTQCENVQNFINYFGSVGSGATPTNETGKLITVHGIVCPSGSACGCTSGTCDFNNNGREFNPQPNSGTQQRHAQVVNASGGVLGSILDTNSIDASMDAIIADAIGNAGYKTLKPPIGASIKVAVSAVRNAGSCNANDIPRSTVNGFDFDGSARTLSLFGACRPLDGSAEAAVSYRYWVNTISDPDGGLPCEDDPKYTPTEPDHCTGPTWGCNEAGDQCICKPDCGGTCGSGERCDQTLCACVGIIG from the coding sequence ATGAAGATCCAAAGACTGCTGCAAGCCGCATTGCTCGCGTCACTGTTGGTGACCGCGGTCGCGTGCGGAGGTTCTGATCCCGGCGAGACGCCGGACGGGGGCACGCCGGACGCGGGTCCGACGCCCATTCCCACGGATCCCAATGATCCGGCCAACGCCACCAAGGACACCGACTGCGACGGCCTGAGCGACTCGGTCGAGTACAACACGGACCGGGGCGGCGGTAAGACCAATGCGGGCCTGGCGGACACCGACGGGGACGGTCTGCAGGATGGCTTCGAGCTGGGCATCAACGACAAGGTCGTCGGCACCAACTGCACCCTGCCGCAGGACGTCGACACCACGCTGAAGACGAGCCCGATCAAGGCGGATACGGATGGCGATGGCGTAAGCGACGGTGCCGAGGACACCAACAAGAACGGCAAGGTGGACGACACCGAGACCCACCCGCTGCTCAAGGACAGCGACTGCGACGGCCTGCGTGACGGGCCGACCACCGGGTCCACGAAGGGCGAGGACCAGAACGCCAACGGCGTCAAGGATGCGAACGAGACGGATCCGCGCAACCCGGACACGGACGGGGATGGCATCACGGACGGCGTGGAGTCGGGCGTCAACGCGAACCTGGATCCGGACAACTGCACCAACTTCATCCCGGACACGAACACGGGCACCACCACGGATCCGCTGAACCCGGACACGGACGGCGACGGGGTGAGCGATGGCGCCGAGGACACCAACCAGAACGGCAACGTGGACTCCGGTGAGCTGGATCCCCAGACGGGCGACGCGAACGGCCCCGCGGGCCAGGTGTGTACGGAAGCGAACCTGCGCCAGGTGACCTTCCAGTCCGAGGACGGGCCGGACATCCGGCTGGCGCTGCCGCCCAGCTTCTCCGAGGTGACGCAGATCAAGGTGGGCAACGATGTGCATGGCCTGGTGGGCTACGACAGCACCGCCAAGGTCTCCTTCCTGGTCTTCCGCCGCGCCGCGCCCGCTCAGGCCACGGAGCCGCTGGGTGACGAGGAGGCGCTGCGCCCGACCATGCATGCCCAGGGCGCCCTGAGCAACCGCACCGCGCAGGTGTTCCAGACGTGGGATGGCAACAGCGCCTTGCAGGCCTTCTATGACCAGGCCGGCTCCGTGGACCTCAAGCGCCGCACGGACGCGCTGGTGGACGCGCTGGTGCCGGGCAGCACGGGACGGCTCAGCGCCGCGGCGGCGGGCGTGAGCGGCCCCTTCCGCATGCAGGCGCTGTTCGTGCATCGCTCGCAGCAGAGCGTGGTGGTGCTCATCGCCCTGACGCAGCTGTCGGGCGTGACGGGCGAGAACCGCAGCACCCCGGCGGTCTTCTCCTCCAAGGACCTCTCGAACGGCTCCGCGCTGGCCCAGTTCGGCGAGCCCACGGCGGTGCAGTGCGAGCGCTTCCAGATTCCGTCGGCGAAGGTGGACTTCCTGTTCGTCGTGGACGACAGCGGCTCGATGCGCAGCTCGCAGCTGTCGCTGGCCGCCGCGGCGCAGTCGGCCGCCGACGCGCTCAACGCCTCGTCGCTGGACTGGCGCATGGCGATGGTGACGTCCAACTACCACTTCGATGCGAGCAAGGCGAACTCGGGCAGGATTCGTCAGTTCACGCGCAACGTGAACAAGATGAAGGCGTGGCTCACCGAGAACAGCGCGTGCACCAACAATGTCTGCACCCAGGTGACCACGACTCCCGCGGCCCCCGAGGCACCGAGCTGCCCCGGCGACGGCTCTCAGGGCGCCAACGGCGGCTGCTGGGTGGGCCTGGCCGGTAACGGTGCCGAGGGCGTGCTGGGCGCGGCCCGCAGGGCCATCGATGACATGACCCCTGGCACCGCGCCGGGCGCCACCGAGTCCGGGGTCCTGGTTCGCCAGGACGCCACCGTCGTGGTGGTGCTGCTGGGTGACGCGGATGACCAGACCTCCGGTGCCACCTCCACGGTGCTCAACTGCGGCAGCGGCGGCACCATCGACAAGGCCGGCACCCAGTGCGAGAACGTGCAGAACTTCATCAACTACTTCGGCAGCGTGGGCTCCGGAGCGACTCCCACCAACGAGACGGGCAAGCTCATCACCGTCCACGGCATCGTCTGCCCGTCGGGCAGCGCCTGCGGTTGCACCTCGGGCACGTGCGATTTCAACAACAACGGCCGTGAGTTCAACCCGCAGCCGAACAGCGGCACGCAGCAGCGCCACGCGCAGGTGGTCAACGCCAGCGGCGGCGTGCTCGGCTCCATCCTCGACACCAACTCCATCGACGCTTCGATGGACGCGATCATCGCCGACGCCATCGGCAACGCGGGCTACAAGACGCTCAAGCCGCCGATCGGCGCCTCCATCAAGGTGGCCGTGAGCGCGGTGCGCAACGCCGGTTCCTGCAATGCCAATGACATTCCGCGCAGCACCGTCAACGGCTTCGACTTCGACGGCAGCGCGCGCACGCTCTCGCTCTTCGGCGCGTGCCGCCCCTTGGATGGGAGCGCCGAGGCGGCCGTGTCCTACCGGTACTGGGTGAACACGATCTCGGACCCCGACGGCGGCCTGCCCTGCGAGGACGACCCGAAGTACACCCCGACCGAGCCTGACCACTGCACCGGCCCGACGTGGGGCTGCAACGAGGCGGGCGACCAGTGCATCTGCAAGCCGGACTGCGGCGGCACCTGCGGCTCTGGCGAGCGGTGCGACCAGACGCTCTGCGCCTGCGTGGGCATCATCGGTTGA
- a CDS encoding alpha/beta fold hydrolase, producing the protein MKLVAFLLGVVAVPLSALLLVAAVAIGASASAWGYALGLAVASAGLITMPWRRRRGLTRAGLGLMLLVACARLLLVKGQYLDTLRLPEGGRRLANRLLEERDGTLFVARLLLLSGQLPRSDTRDFLPALNSAFARMAAEEGPIATPAIATWLGLQSSSDFDAVVIPPQDRERPEVAVVALHGYAGNFAVYCWQLSRSARAISALTVCPSVGPAGDWWSPQGEETLKHTLAWLEGRGIRRVYLAGLSNGGLGASLLASRVSRPGVELRGLVLISGASKRAPTPRVPTLIVQGKHDSMMPTPPIRAFAQRTGPLATYFEVNSGHFAFLDRHEACERAITQWLLQREAPAAARR; encoded by the coding sequence ATGAAGCTCGTCGCCTTCCTCCTCGGTGTCGTCGCGGTCCCGCTCTCCGCCTTGCTGCTCGTGGCGGCGGTGGCCATTGGAGCCTCGGCCTCGGCCTGGGGGTATGCCCTCGGCCTGGCCGTGGCGTCGGCGGGACTGATCACGATGCCCTGGCGCCGTCGCCGAGGGCTGACTCGGGCAGGGCTCGGTCTCATGCTCCTCGTCGCCTGCGCGCGGTTGCTGCTCGTGAAGGGCCAGTACCTGGACACGCTCCGCCTGCCCGAGGGAGGACGAAGGCTCGCCAACCGCCTCCTCGAGGAGCGCGATGGCACCCTGTTCGTGGCGCGCCTGCTGCTGCTCAGCGGCCAGCTCCCCCGCTCGGACACCCGCGACTTCCTCCCCGCCCTGAACTCGGCCTTCGCGCGCATGGCCGCCGAGGAAGGACCGATCGCCACGCCCGCCATCGCGACCTGGCTCGGGCTCCAGTCCTCCAGCGACTTCGACGCCGTGGTGATTCCGCCCCAGGACCGCGAGCGGCCCGAGGTCGCGGTGGTGGCGCTCCACGGCTACGCGGGCAACTTCGCCGTGTACTGCTGGCAGTTGTCGCGCTCGGCCCGCGCCATCTCAGCGCTCACCGTCTGTCCCTCCGTGGGGCCCGCGGGTGACTGGTGGTCCCCGCAAGGAGAAGAGACCCTGAAGCACACCCTCGCGTGGCTCGAGGGCCGAGGCATCCGGCGGGTGTACCTCGCGGGCCTCTCCAATGGCGGATTGGGCGCGAGCCTGCTCGCCTCCCGAGTTTCGCGGCCTGGAGTCGAGCTCCGGGGGCTGGTGCTGATCTCCGGCGCCTCGAAGCGGGCGCCCACCCCTCGCGTCCCCACGCTCATCGTCCAGGGGAAGCACGACTCCATGATGCCCACGCCCCCCATCCGTGCTTTCGCCCAGCGCACCGGCCCGCTCGCCACCTACTTCGAGGTGAACAGCGGCCACTTCGCCTTCCTCGACCGCCATGAAGCGTGTGAGCGGGCCATCACCCAGTGGCTCCTGCAACGGGAGGCCCCAGCGGCAGCACGGCGGTGA
- a CDS encoding ATP-binding protein yields the protein MGALIRSKDWSRTKLGPIESWPRTLVGYVAMVLEMPTPAILFWGPDQTQLYNEGYAVIMGPRHPNYFAEPYRECWPDTYPVIYPWMRKVLERGEVIHVEKEYFTLTRHGFTEEAYFTFTFSPLRDDSGAIAGIFQPVVEVTQTVLSERRSETLRALAALASGSVAAKDAFDVLSSNPKDLPFALLFRCPEEGAQELALAASAGLDATAVSLSRVLAVAHRVLQSGTPEKLEDVRELLGRGHIGPWDEPTRAAFVLPLRRSPAEAVQGVVVFGISARLAFDDKYREFFEAVTRELVASLVSEQAKKAERESQAREQAARAELEAEQQRLHTVFMQAPVAITILRGPEHIIELANPRMCRVWGRTAEQVLGKPHFEALPETAGQGVEALLSGVLATRAPYVGTELPVKLARLEGGALEEVYLNFVYEPMRNPAGQVEGVLVVASDVTQEVQARRRVEGLKAQAEEGVRLRDEFLSVASHELKTPLTPLALRLSMLKREAQGSQPGQLPREREVRHLEVAERQVKKLAELVGDLLDVSRLSTGRMKLELEPVDLSALVSEVVSRFEPEAERVSCRLELRAHPNLVGRWDRLRLEQVVTNLLSNALKYGAGRPIHITVDADGARAQLIVRDEGIGIAPDDLQRIFGRFERAVSERHYGGLGLGLYVTRQFVQAMGGTVEAQSVLGQGATFTAVLPLGPPVAGATG from the coding sequence ATGGGGGCACTCATCCGCTCCAAGGACTGGTCGCGGACGAAGCTCGGCCCCATCGAGTCCTGGCCACGCACCCTGGTGGGCTACGTCGCCATGGTCCTCGAGATGCCGACGCCCGCCATCCTCTTCTGGGGACCGGACCAGACGCAGCTCTACAATGAGGGCTACGCGGTCATCATGGGGCCACGCCACCCCAACTACTTCGCCGAGCCCTACCGGGAGTGCTGGCCCGACACCTACCCCGTCATCTACCCCTGGATGCGGAAGGTGCTGGAGCGGGGCGAAGTCATCCACGTGGAGAAGGAGTACTTCACGCTGACTCGCCACGGCTTCACGGAGGAGGCGTACTTCACGTTCACGTTCAGCCCGCTGCGGGACGACAGCGGGGCCATCGCCGGAATCTTCCAGCCGGTCGTCGAGGTGACCCAGACGGTGCTGAGCGAGCGCCGCTCCGAGACGCTCCGTGCGCTCGCCGCACTCGCGAGCGGTTCGGTCGCGGCGAAGGATGCCTTTGACGTCTTGTCCTCCAACCCGAAGGACCTTCCCTTCGCCCTCCTCTTCCGCTGTCCCGAGGAGGGGGCTCAGGAACTGGCGCTGGCGGCGAGCGCGGGCCTCGACGCCACCGCCGTGAGCCTGTCGAGGGTCCTGGCGGTGGCCCACCGCGTCCTCCAATCCGGCACGCCCGAAAAGCTGGAGGATGTGCGGGAGCTGTTGGGCCGCGGGCACATCGGACCGTGGGACGAGCCGACCCGAGCCGCCTTCGTCCTGCCGCTGAGGCGCTCGCCAGCGGAAGCAGTCCAAGGTGTCGTCGTCTTTGGAATCAGCGCCCGCCTCGCCTTCGATGACAAGTACCGCGAGTTCTTCGAGGCCGTCACCCGCGAGCTCGTCGCCAGTCTGGTCTCGGAGCAGGCGAAGAAGGCCGAGCGGGAGTCGCAAGCGCGTGAACAGGCCGCACGTGCCGAGCTGGAGGCCGAGCAGCAGCGGCTGCACACCGTCTTCATGCAGGCCCCCGTGGCCATCACCATTCTGCGCGGCCCGGAGCACATCATCGAGCTGGCCAACCCCCGCATGTGCCGAGTCTGGGGTCGCACCGCGGAACAGGTGCTGGGAAAGCCCCACTTCGAGGCCCTTCCCGAGACAGCGGGACAAGGAGTCGAGGCGCTCTTGAGCGGGGTGCTCGCCACCCGCGCGCCGTACGTTGGCACGGAGCTGCCGGTGAAGCTCGCTCGGCTCGAAGGCGGCGCCCTGGAAGAGGTGTACTTGAACTTCGTCTACGAGCCGATGCGAAACCCCGCCGGGCAGGTCGAAGGAGTCCTGGTCGTCGCCTCGGACGTGACGCAGGAGGTCCAGGCGCGGCGCCGTGTCGAGGGCTTGAAGGCCCAGGCGGAGGAAGGCGTCCGCCTGCGTGATGAATTCCTCTCCGTGGCGAGCCACGAGCTGAAGACGCCGCTGACGCCCCTCGCCCTACGGCTCTCCATGCTGAAGCGAGAGGCACAGGGCTCGCAGCCCGGTCAGCTCCCCCGCGAGCGCGAGGTGCGCCACCTGGAGGTGGCGGAGCGGCAGGTGAAGAAGCTGGCCGAGCTGGTGGGCGACTTGCTCGACGTGTCGCGCCTGAGCACCGGGCGCATGAAGCTCGAGCTGGAGCCGGTGGACCTCTCCGCCTTGGTGTCCGAGGTGGTCTCCCGCTTCGAGCCCGAGGCGGAGCGAGTCAGCTGTCGGCTGGAGCTGCGCGCCCACCCGAACCTCGTTGGCCGGTGGGATCGGCTCCGCCTGGAGCAGGTGGTCACCAACCTTCTGTCCAATGCGCTCAAGTATGGGGCGGGCAGGCCCATCCACATCACGGTGGACGCCGACGGAGCGCGCGCCCAGCTGATCGTCCGAGACGAAGGCATTGGCATCGCGCCGGATGACCTCCAGCGCATCTTTGGCCGCTTCGAGCGGGCCGTGTCCGAGCGCCACTACGGCGGCTTGGGGCTGGGGCTGTACGTGACGCGGCAGTTCGTGCAGGCCATGGGCGGCACCGTGGAGGCCCAGAGCGTTCTGGGCCAGGGCGCCACGTTCACCGCCGTGCTGCCGCTGGGGCCTCCCGTTGCAGGAGCCACTGGGTGA